The Mytilus trossulus isolate FHL-02 chromosome 13, PNRI_Mtr1.1.1.hap1, whole genome shotgun sequence genome has a segment encoding these proteins:
- the LOC134695308 gene encoding uncharacterized protein LOC134695308 — MKRHEGADRRSAMIYLIFQCLNFVVDYVQYWTNTVHCYGDISRNEDNLLNPPIIPVATHIDSIQHSNAEDYIDEYQEALLKSLGSDRRKDHFRNLFAISNTQSSEAEIEKLRQYIFAIAKQQEHWGVKVPVKWIPFGNKIEDLRLEGKTVVAFNDLWGINKSLPSPLSTKKELMSFLVLHHDIGNIIFFEDIGESVIICPQWFANALRCIVGAKCFKAPRLHIDWEQYENTGFLQKKLIEHLFKETESSLSEFKEHIFNVMEKYDILVCADILDQEYDMYNNDFNYLVPCMVRTSGWQIISNKFVNFTKSAIICFEYDFLPSMFFCHVVVYFLRRFKLTNNSENPSGYVGELYRDVALFDIDDTGCEKVLLCSHKNSIQAQIWIWGIGMENTGRMIRGLLEDDMFVIQRKYDVMKAVEIKIKCPESTLISNKGGINLESLRPVREYWCKEHNIIHECMLFKQYWMLNVIMDDTVSEEEQNFIRVSKASVEVLTDILYDLANASACPITKPRNECDITYLYAELRRQGLCLPSRGRWGGDNWPCERAAINVGDDIERIRLNRNRLQHTSHFEMSIFEFTDRWKKLNALAKRFDARLTPAMFYEDRLIRLNHYLGRKRDFQNFQIKESKVKVLKPSRRCSQNTV, encoded by the exons ATGAAACGTCATGAAGGTGCCGACAGACGTTCAGCTATGATATATCTTATCTTtcaatgtttgaattttgttgtAGATTACGTTCAATATTGGACAAATACCGTTCATTGTTATGGAGATATATCAAGAAATGAAGATAATCTTCTAAACCCACCAATCATTCCAGTTGCCACACACATCGACAGCATACAG CACAGCAATGCAGAAGATTATATTGATGAGTACCAAGAAGCATTACTTAAATCATTGGGATCAGACAGACGGAAGGATCATTTCAGAAACTTGTTTGCTATATCGAACACACAATCATCTGAAGccgaaattgaaaaattacgTCAATATATATTCGCAATTGCAAAGCAACAGGAACACTGGGGCGTAAAGGTGCCAGTAAAATGGATACCTTTCGGGAATAAAATAGAGGATTTGCGATTAGAGGGGAAAACAGTGGTGGCTTTCAATGACCTTTGGGGAATTAATAAATCTCTTCCGTCTCCTCTATCAACTAAGAAGGAACTCATGTCATTCTTGGTATTACATCATGATattggaaatattatattttttgaagatATAGGTGAAAGTGTGATAATATGTCCACAGTGGTTTGCTAATGCATTGCGTTGTATTGTTGGCGCAAAATGCTTCAAAGCACCAAGATTGCATATTGATTGGGAACAGTACGAAAACACTGGCTTCttacaaaaaaagttgataGAACATTTATTCAAAGAAACAGAGTCTTCTCTGTCTGAGTTCAAAGAACATATCTTTAACGTTATGGAGAAATATGACATTTTAGTGTGTGCAGATATTTTGGACCAGGAATATGACATGTATAACAATGATTTTAACTATCTCGTTCCGTGCATGGTTCGTACCTCTGGATGGCAAATAATAAGTaacaaatttgttaattttacaaagTCGGCAATCATTTGCTTTGAATATGATTTTCTCCCGTcgatgtttttttgtcatgtggTAGTATATTTCCTTCGCCGGTTCAAACTTACTAATAATTCCGAAAATCCATCTGGCTATGTTGGTGAACTATACAGAGATGTGGCActatttgatattgacgatacAGGATGCGAAAAAGTACTTCTTTGTTCTCACAAAAACAgcattcaagctcaaatatggaTATGGGGAATTGGAATGGAAAATACTGGAAGGATGATTCGAGGCCTCCTTGAGGatgatatgtttgttattcAAAGGAAATATGATGTAATGAAAGCGgtagaaataaagataaaatgtcCAGAAAGCACCTTGATCAGTAACAAAGGAGGAATAAACCTAGAAAGTCTTAGACCAGTTAGAGAATATTGGTGTAAAGAACATAACATTATACACGAGTGTATGTTATTCAAGCAATATTGGATGCTGAATGTGATAATG GATGACACCGTTTCAGAAGAAGAACAGAATTTCATACGTGTCAGCAAGGCATCAGTGGAAGTGCTGACAGACATACTATATGATCTTGCTAATGCAAGCGCATGTCCAATCACCAAACCCAGAAATGAATGTGACATAACTTATCTGTATGCCGAATTACGACGTCAAGGATTATGTCTTCCGTCACGTGGAAGATGGGGTGGAGATAATTGGCCATGTGAGCGAGCTGCTATAAATGTTGGAGATGATATTGAAAGAATACGGCTGAACAGAAATAGGCTTCAACACACATCGCACTTCGAAATGTCGATCTTCGAATTCACCGACAGATGGAAAAAGTTGAATGCCCTTGCGAAAAGGTTCGACGCTCGACTGACACCTGCAATGTTTTACGAGGATAGGCTCATCCGGCTCAACCACTACCTGGGACGAAAACgagattttcaaaatttccaaataaaaGAATCTAAAG tGAAAGTTCTAAAACCATCCAGGCGATGTTCTCAAAATACTGTTTAA